The Horticoccus luteus DNA window CGCCGATGGTTCGCGGCACTCCGCCGCCGGGACGTTGATCGGGAAAACCAACCAGCGCCGCATCGTCGCGATCAACGAGCGTGGGGTGGAGGTCGATGCGAGCGGAAAGTTGCTCCTGATCGAAAACCGCGACCAGCCCGGCATGATCGGCTACGTGGGCACGTTGCTTGGTAAAGACGGCGTCAACATCGCCAACATGTCGTTGAGCCGACAGGAAGCCGGGCAGACGGCACTGATGGTCATCAATCTCGACAGCGAGCCGAGCGCGGCAGCGCGGGCGGAGTTAAAGAACCACGCCGCGATCAAGCTGGCGAAGTTCGTTCACCTCTGATCGGGCCATGGTTGCGTCGACCGTCCTCGCTCTCGCGGTTGGCTATGTGCTCGGCGCCCTGCCGTTTGGCTACTGGGTCGCGCGCGCGCATGGCGTGAACATCTTCGAGGTCGGGAGCAAGAATCCAGGCGCCACCAATGTGCGCCGGGTGTTGGGTGCAGGTCCGGGCAACGTCGTCTTCGCGCTCGACGCGTTCAAAGGCGCTGTCGCGACGATCTGGCCGGTGTGGTGGGCGCTAAGCCGGGGGCATGTGTCCGGGCAGATCGAAATCGTGCAAATCGCCGGGCTGATCGGTGCAATGACAGGCCACAGCTTTTCGTTGTTTACGAAATTCCGCGGCGGGAAGGGTGTGGCGACGGCGTCGGGCGGGGTGTTGATGCTGGTGCCGCTCGCGGCGTTGGTCGTCACCATGATTTGGATCATCACTTTCTACGCCACGCGGTATGTTTCGCTCGCCTCGTTGCTCGCCGCGGCGGGGTTGCCGCTCGCGACGTGGGCGCTGGGCCGCCCAACCTCACTGGTGGTATTCGCGGCGCTCATCACGGTGTTCGTGGTGCTGCGCCATCGCTCGAACATCGGCCGGTTGCTGCGCGGCACGGAAAACCGTTTTGTGAAAAAACCTCAGCCCACCTCCACGCCATGAGCGTCCGCACTCTTCGTATCGGTTTGTGCGGTCTTGGCACCGTGGGGCAGGGGGTTTGGAAACACCTGACGGCTGATCGTCCCGAGTTGGAAGCCCGGCTGGGAGTGAAGCTCGAACTCGCACGCGGGGCGGTTCGCAATCCGAAGAAGCGCCGTTCGGTGCGAATTCCGGCGAGCAAGCTCACGACCGACGCACTCGCCATCGCGCGCGATCCGTCGATCGACATCGTCTGCGAACTCGTCGGCGGCACCGATCTCGCGCGCGAAATCACGTTGGAGGCGTTGCGACGCGGCAAAGTGGTCGTGTCGGCGAACAAGGCTCTGATCTGCGCGCACGGCGCGGAAATTTTTGCGACCGCGCGTGAACACGGCGGACGGTTTCTTTTCGAGGCGAGTGTCGCGGGCGGCATTCCGATCATCAAGGCGCTGCGCGAGGGCCTCGTCGCGAATCGCTTCCCTCTGATTTACGGAATCCTCAACGGCACGTGTAATTACATCCTCACGCAAATGGAGGAGCGCGACGCGCCTTACACGCAGGTGCTGGGCGATGCCAAACGGCTGGGTTACGCGGAAGCGGATGAGTCGCTCGACGTGGAGGGCTGGGACGCCGCGCACAAGGCGTCCGTGCTCGCGTATCTTGCTCATGGCGTCTGGGTGCGGCCCGAGCAAATGATCGTGGAGGGGATTGCCCGGATCACTCCGGCCGATTTCAAAAACGCGAATGCGCTCGGTTTCGGCATCAAGTTGCTCGCGGTGATCTGGCGCGATTTCGAGACGAACGAACTGAGCGTGCGGGTGCACCCGACGTTGTTACCGGAAAGCCATGTCGTCGCGAAAGTGAACGGCGTCTTCAACGCGATTTCGGTGCAAGGTGACGTGGTGGGCACGACGCTCTACATCGGCCGCGGCGCCGGGCAAGACGCCACGGCGAGCGCGGTGATCAGTGACATCGTTGATGCGGTCGCGCTTTTGCGCCGGCAGAAAGGCGAGATGATCGATGGCGATTTCATCGAGACCACGGCGCGGCGGCAGGCACCTCCGCGGATCGCCCCGCCGGAGCATATCGAGGGGCGCTATTACCTCCGGCTGACAGTCGAGGATAAGCCGGGCGTGCTTTCCGCCATCGCCGCAGTGACCGCGCGTCAGCACGTGAGCATCGCGAGTGTCATCCAAAGTCCCGCCGAACGCGCGGGTGCGGCGTCGCTGGTGTTGACGACTCATCGCAGCAACGAACGGGCGTTGCGCAACACCATCGCCCGCTTGCGGCGGCTGCGCCCTGTGCTTGAGGAGCCGGTCCTGCTGCGAATCGCTGAGTTTCCCGAATAATTTCTGTCATGGCACGCATCGTTCAAAAATACGGCGGCACCTCGGTGGGTGATGTCGAACGGATCAAGAAAGTCGCTGAGCGGGTGAAAGCCACGCGCGACGAGGGCAACGAATTGGTCGTGGTGGTATCCGCGCGAGCGGGCGTCACCAACGAACTGATTGCCCGGGCGAAAGCGGTGTGCGCCGAGCCGAGCGAGCGCGAACTCGACCAGTTGCTCTCCATTGGCGAGCAGGAGACGTGCGCGCTGACCGCCATGGCGTTGCACGGGCTGGGCGTGAAAGCGGTGAGTTACACGGGCGCGCAAGCGGGGATTTTCACCGACAAGGTGCACACGAAGGCGCGAATCCAGACGATCGATGCCAAGCCGATCGAGAATGACCTGAAGCAAGGCCGCGTCGTGATCGTGGCCGGGTTTCAAGGCATCAACGAAGAGGGCAACGTGACCACGTTGGGCCGCGGCGCTTCGGATCTGTCGGCCGTGGCGCTCTCTGCCGCACTCAAAGCGGACAAATGCGAGATCTATACGGATGTCGATGGCGTTTACACCGCTGACCCGCGCGTCGTGAAAAACGCGCGCAAACTAGCCGAACTGAGTTACGACGAGATGCTCGAACTCGCTTCCTCCGGCTCGAAGGTCATGCAGTCGCGCTCCGTCGAGTTTGCGAAGAAATTTGGCGTCGTTTTCGAGGTTCGCTCCTCGTTCAATCACAACCCAGGAACCATCGTGAAAGAAGAAGTCGCTTACATGGAAAAGGTCGTCGTCCGCGGCGTCGCGGTCGATAAGGACCAGGTCAAGGTCATCGTCAGCAACATCGTCGACAAACCCGGTTCGGCGGCGAAAGTTTTCCGCGCCCTCGCGGATGCCACCGTCATGGTCGACATGATCGTGCAAAACGTCGGCCGGCATGGGGTCGCGAACCTGACGTTTACGGTGCCGCAAACCGACACGCAGCGAGCGGTCAAGGCGCTGGAGCCGGTGCTCGCGGAGGTCGGCGGAGGCCAGGTCGCCGTGCACGAAAACATTGCGAAGCTCTCGGTTGTGGGCGTCGGCATGAAGTCCCACAGCGGTGTGGCAGCGACTCTGTTTCAGTCGCTGGCGGCGGCGAATATCAACATCGAGTTGATCACCACTTCGGAGATCAAAATCTCGGTCGTCGTTGATCGTGACCGCGTCGACGAGGCCGCGCGAGTCGCTCACGCGGCCTTCGGCTTGGACACACTGTGAAGCGCTCCGCAGTGCGGATTCCGTTGAGCGATCCGCGCCGCGCCGGCGCTGACTGAAGGGTGTTTCGTCGAACGCGTTTTACTCCATGCGTTATATTTCCACGCGCGGCCAGACCGCGCCGCATTCGTTCAGCGACGCCGTCGCCGTCGGTCTGGCGCCGGATGGTGGCTTGTTTTTGCCGGAGCACCTGCCGGATCTTTCCGGCTATCTCGCCTCGTGGGAACGACTGGATTACGCGGAGTTGTGCGTGGAATTTCTCGCGCATTTTGCGACCGAGATTCCGCGGGCCACGTTGAGCGACATCGTCCGACGCTCCTATACACGCTTCGAAAGCACGGCCATAGCACCCTTGGTGCAACTCGATGCACGCACTTACGTGCTCGAGCTTTTTCACGGGCCGACGTTGGCGTTTAAGGATTTCGCGCTTCAACTGCTCGGCAACCTTTACGAGCACCAATGCCGCGCACGGCAGGAGACGATCAACGTGCTCGGTGCCACGTCAGGCGACACCGGGGCGGCCGCGATTCATGGTCTGCTCGGCAAACCGGGCACGGCGATTTTCATTCTGTATCCCGACGGCCGGGTGTCGCCGCTGCAGGAACGCCAGATGACTTGCACCGGCGCGGACAACGTATTTGCGCTGGCGATCGATGGGACGTTTGACGCAGCGCAAACGGCCTTGAAGGAGATTTTTGGTGATCAGGACTTCCGCACCCGGCACCGATTGTCCGCGGTAAATTCGATCAACCTGGCGCGCGTGCTGGCGCAATGCGTTTACTATTTGCACGCGTGGTTGCGGCTGCCGCAGGAGGTGCGAGGCGAGGCGGAGTTCGTGGTGCCGACGGGGAATTTCGGCAATGTGTTCGCCGGCTGGCTGCTCGCGCGAATGGGCGTGCCGCTGGCGGGCTTCAAAGTCGCCACGAACCAAAACGATATTTTGCATCGGTTCTTTACGACGGGCGAGTATCGCGTCGGCGAGGTGCAACCAAGTCTGGCGCCGTCGATGGATATCCAGGTGGCCTCGAATTTCGAACGGCTGCTCTACTACCAACTGGGCGGCGACGCGTCGCGGTTGCGTAGCGCGATGCAGCAATTCAAGGCGACGGGCGCATGCACGTTCGAGGGCTTCGCAGGCGGTGCGTTTACTTCGTGCCGCACCAGCGACGCGGAGATTCCCGGCATCATGCAACGGGTGCACCACGAGTTCGGCTACATCGTGGATCCGCACACCGCGTGCGCGTTCAAGGCGTTGAACCCCTCGCGGGTGAGCGTCGTGCTGGCGACGGCGCATCCGGCGAAGTTTCCCGAAACGATCAAGGCGGCGATCGGAGTGGCACCGACCCATCCGAGTCTCGAAGCGCTCAAAGCGCGGCCGATCGTAAAGTATCTCGTGCCGGCGGATGCGGCGGCGATCCGCGCGTTTATCGAGCAACGGGCGATTTAATCGAACGCTGCGGCGGCCAGGCCCCAGCGGAGATTGTAGAGCGAGTGGCGGAAGGCGCCCAAGCCGCCGCTTTCCGCGACCGCCACGAGTGTGGCGAGTGCGGCGGGAAACACATCGGCGCGCGCTGGCGGCAGGCCACCGATGCGCCGCCGCTCTTCGAGCGGCAAGGCGGAAAGTTCGTCGCGCAAATGGATCAGTTCTCCGAGCGGGATCAGCGAATCGGTCGCTTCGAGATCTTCGTTCACTCGTGCGGCGCGGATCGTGCGGACAGTGGTAAGCGTTCCTCCCGTCCCGACAGCGACGGCGTCGGCTGGAAGTTGAAACGCAAAGGATGCCGTCTCCAGTGAAGCGTTCACGTGAGCGGAGATGGCCGCGATCGCAGCCGGAGGCACGGCGGCGGAAGGATCTGGGATAAACCGCTCCGTCAGCCGGACGCAGCCGAGCGGCAAACTTAGTTTGCGTTGCAATTCCCGGTGGCGAAAGACGAGACACTCGAGGCTGCCGCCACCGAGATCGAAGACGTAGAAGTCCCGGAGGTCACGCAGGGCGGGATCGCAGGTGAGTCCACGGCCAATGAGTGTCGCTTCCTCCTCTCCGGTGAGAATGCGAATGGTGTGGCCAGTCGCAGCGTGCACGCGCGCGCAGAAATCATCGCCGTTGCGGGCGTCGCGCACCGCGCTGGTGGCGACGAGCACGGTGGCGTCCGGTTGAAACGGCGCGAGGTCGGTGAGCAACGTCTGCACAGCCGCGAGGCCGCGCTGGAGGCCGTCCTCGGTCAAGCGCGGTTCCCGTTGGCTGATGCCCGCACTGATGCGCGCTTCGATGGAGCGCTGGTAGCGCGCGTGGAGGGTGCCGTCGGAGGTGCTTTGCGCGAGCAGCGCTTTGATTGAGTTGCTCCCGATGTCGATGACGGCGACGGCAGAGATCACAGGACGAAAGTGGCGGGGGCGATGAGCAGGACGAATTCGCCGCGCAAGCTCGTCTTGGCGAGCCGGCTTTGCACGTCGCCGGCCGGACCGACGAGGAAAGTCTCGTGTAGTTTCGTGACTTCTTTCGCCACGCAGATCACGCGGTCGGGTCCGAGCGTCGCGACGAGTTCGTTCACGGCTTTGTCGATGCGATGGCAGCTTTCGTATACGACGAGCGTATACTCGAAGCCGCGGTGGCGTTCGAGAAACGCGATCCGGGCGGCGGACTTGGGCGGCAGAAAACCGACAAACAGAAAACCGTTGGTCGGCAATCCGGCGGCACTCAACACAGCCGTGACCGCGCTGGGGCCGGGGATGGGCACCACGGGGATTCCTTGGCGCCGGCAGGCGCGGACGAGACGGAAACCGGGATCGCTCAGGGCAGGCGTGCCCGCGTCGCTCACCACGGCGATGGATTTGCCGGCGGCGAGTTGCGCGGCGAGGCGTTCCGCGGCTTCGAGTTCGTTATGCTCGTGATATGCCACGAGTTCCTTGCGGAGGCCGAGACGCGTCAACAACGAGCCTGTCGTGCGCGTATCCTCGCACGCGATCACATCCACCGCCGCGAGGATGGCCCGGGCCCGCTCGGTGAGGTCGGCGAGGTTTCCAATCGGTGTGGCAACGACGTAGAGGTGACCGGCGCTCGGCGTGAGCGAGGCGTTGATGGCGGGCGCGTCGGGCATAAAAAAATCCGGCCGAAAAAAGGCCGGATGGAAGAGGGCGTGGCCTCAGCGACCCATGCCGGGAATCTGGCCTTCCCAGTCGGCGGGACGGCTCCACGGAATGGAGGTATCTTTGGCGGTTTTCGTCGTGCAACCGGCGAGAAGGGAGCCGAGGCCGATCAAGACGAGAGCCAGGGCGGTGCGAGCGGTGATGTTCATGTTTAATTGGCTATTAGCGCGGTATCGCCTTTCTGCAAGGTTCCACGGAGCGAGTCGGGTTGGACTTGGGCAATCGAAAAATGCTCCCGCACCTCACTGATTTGCACCTGAGCGAGGATTTCGGTGCCGCGACAAATGGTCAGCGTTTGGTTTTGATGGGCACCGTGCGCCGAACCGATGTTGAGGACGACGAACGCATTTTGCGGGCCGACGTTGACCACCGACGGCGAGCGCGGGGCGGACGTAAACGCGGCGGCGGCGCCGCCGGGCAGGAGCGTCCGGCCGCCCTGAATCTTTGCGAGCTGCTGCTCGAGTGCGGCGATCATTTCCTGATAATGGGTGATCGTGGCGGGCGGGATGACGGCAGCGCGGGCGGCCTCCAAATCACGGGTGAGCGTGGCGATTTGGGCGGTGGACGCGCGGGCCTGCTCGCTGGCGGTGGCGAGGGCGTGTTGCGCATCGTTGAGTTGCTGCGCGAGTGCGTCGCCCCGGGCAGTGGCGGCGGCGACGCGCGGGGAATTCTTTTCGTCTGCCGACGCGCTCAGTGGCGAGGGCGTTTGCGCGAGTTGGCGGCGCAGCGTAGCGATGGTTTCGGCCGCTGCAGCGAGTTGGATGGAGCGATCGTCGGCCGCTTGGGCGTTCGCGAGATCTTTCGTGAGAGAATCGATTTGAGTGCGCAGGGCTTGCTCGGTGGCGTCGTGGCTAGCGAGGGCCTTTTGCCATGCGAGGCGTTCCTGCTCGATGGCGGGCGAAACGGGCGTGGAGGTGGCGCCCGCCGGCGCGGCGGCGCTGCGCGTGGCAAGTTCGCGCTGGAGGTCGGCGACCTTGGCTTCATAAGCGGCGATCTTGTCAGGCGGGAGCCACGAGCCGCGCAAGGTGGCGAGTTCGCGTTTCGAAGCCTCGAGCTCGGCCGCGGGTTTCGCCTGGGCGGCGGCGAGGTCGCGGGCGAGCATGACGACTCGGCTTTCGGCGGCGGTGAGTTGGGTTTTCGTTTCGCCGAGTTCTGAGTCGAGCCCGAGGAGGCGCTGATGTTCGTCGGCCTGGCCTTGCCGGGCGGCGCGCAAATTCGCTTCGAGTTGATCGAGTTGCCGACGCGCGTGGGCGAGTTGCGTCTGCCCCGTTTGGCGGGCTTGTTCGGCGCGCCAAAGGGTCACGCCCAAAAAGGCGGTCGCGATCGCGAGAGCGATCAGGGCGTAGGTCGACCATTTCATTGCCGGAGAGGGGCTCGCAGGAAATGCCCTGACCGGCGTCGCTTGGAAAGCGGAAACGGCGCCGGCGGATGAGCGGGACGCGTTTAAGCGGCGGCAGGATTGACGCGGTAGGTCGCCTCGAACCACCGGGCGCGGGCGCGCTTCTTCACTCCCGAGCCGCGGTTTGCAGCCAGGTGCTCAAGAATTTTGTATACAATCTCCGTTTGCTCGCCGGCGCCGATCGAGGTGGCGAGCGCTTCGGCGGTGAACGCCTGACCAGGCGCGGCGTGGAGGGCTGCGAGGATTTTTGCCTGCAACGCGATCACGCCACCGGCGGCTTTCTTGCCCGCTTCGACGCCAGGTTGGTGGTAGGCGTTGATGCCAATGAGGGACGCGTAGAGACCGACAACGCGTTCGTAGAGGGCGATCAACATGCCGAGCGTGCGCGGCGAGACATCGGGAATCGTGAGGGTGATCGAATGCCGATCTTTTTCACTCAGAGCGTCGCGCGTGCCCAGGAGGAAGCCCTGCAAATAGTCTCCGCTGGTCACGCCGGGCTCGACGGCGAGGGAGGTTTTCGCGTCGCGGTCTTTCAACACTTCGATGAAGGTGACGAAGAAATTATTCACGCCTTCGCGCAGCTGCTGCACGTAGGCGTGCTGGTCGGTCGAGCCTTTGTTGCCGTAGACGGCGATGCCTTGATTGACGACGTTGCCGTGCAAATCCAGTTCCTTGCCGAGCGACTCCATCACGAGTTGCTGGAGATAGCGCGAGAAGAGCAGGAGGCGATCTTTGTAGGGAAGCACGACCATGTCTTTCTGGCCGCGGCCGCCGGTTTCGATAAACCACATCAACGCGAGCAAAGCGGCGGGATTCTCAGCGGTGACCGCGGTGCGGGTGACAACATCCATGGCGGCGGCGCCGTCGAGCATCGCCTGAATGTCGATGCCTTGAAGAGCGGCGGGCAGCAGACCCACCGCGCTCAATTCGCTCGTGCGTCCCCCGACCCAGTCCCACATCGCGAAGCGCGCGAGCCAGTGCTCGTTTTGCGCCACCTGATCGAGTTTCGAGCCAGCGCCGGTGACGGCGACGAAGTGCTTGGTGTGGTCGATGCCCGCGGCTTGGAACGCCGCGGTGGCTTCGAGCATCCCGTTGCGCGTTTCCGCCGTGCCGCCGGATTTGGAGATGACGACGACAAGCGTTTTGCCCAACTGACCGCGCAATTCACCGAGCACGTAATCCATGCCATCGGGATCCGTGTTATCGAAGAAGTGGACGCCGAGCTTGTCCTTGCGCGGATGGCCGAGCGCGTGACTGACGAGTTGGGGGCCGAGCGCGGAGCCGCCAATCCCGATAACCAAGAGGTGTTTGAATTTACCTTTGGAGCCCGAGATTTCGCCTGAATGGATTTTGCCCGCAAACGCCTTGATCGCGGCGAGCGTCGTCGTGATTTCCTCGGTGATGGCGGGAGTGGGCGCAAGTTGCGGCGCGCGGAGCCAGTAATGGCCGACCATGCGATGCTCGTCGGGATTGGCGATCGCGCCGTTCTCCAGCGCCGCCATGTCGGCGAGCGCTTGTTGCATGCGCGGCTCCATCGTCGCGAGGTAATCGTCCGGAAAGGGAACGCGGCTGATGTCGAGCGAAACACCGAGGTCGGCGTTGTGGTAGAGGTAGGTTTTAAAGCGAGTCCAGTTCATGAGAGGGAGGAGATAAATTGTGACCACGGATTGCGCAGGTCAGCACGGTTAATTTCCGGAAAAACGGCGGGCGCGGCGCCGGTGCCGGGGTGGAGGTCCGGCTCAGTAGAACAGCGTGCGGTCGAGGCTGCGGTATTGGATAGCTTCGAGGAGGTGCGGGGCCTGGATTTCCGGAGAATCGGCGAGGTCGGCGATGGTGCGCGCGACTTTGCGGATGCGATCGTAGGCGCGAGCGGAGAGGTTGAGTTGCTCCATGGCTTGCTGAAGAAGGTCGCCCACCTCAGGTCGCAGCGCGCAGTGATGGCGGATTTGCGCCTGAGTCATGCGCGCGTTGGCGGTGGTGCGCGTGCCGGTGAAACGACGCTGTTGCACAGTCCGGGCGGTTTCGATGCGCGTGCGCATCGCGGCGGACGTTTCGCCGGGCCGATCGGAGCGGAGTTCGGCGAGGGAGAGCGCGGGCGCTTCGATGTGGATGTCGATCCGGTCGAGCAAGGGTCCGCTGATGCGC harbors:
- the plsY gene encoding glycerol-3-phosphate 1-O-acyltransferase PlsY, with product MVASTVLALAVGYVLGALPFGYWVARAHGVNIFEVGSKNPGATNVRRVLGAGPGNVVFALDAFKGAVATIWPVWWALSRGHVSGQIEIVQIAGLIGAMTGHSFSLFTKFRGGKGVATASGGVLMLVPLAALVVTMIWIITFYATRYVSLASLLAAAGLPLATWALGRPTSLVVFAALITVFVVLRHRSNIGRLLRGTENRFVKKPQPTSTP
- a CDS encoding homoserine dehydrogenase; the encoded protein is MSVRTLRIGLCGLGTVGQGVWKHLTADRPELEARLGVKLELARGAVRNPKKRRSVRIPASKLTTDALAIARDPSIDIVCELVGGTDLAREITLEALRRGKVVVSANKALICAHGAEIFATAREHGGRFLFEASVAGGIPIIKALREGLVANRFPLIYGILNGTCNYILTQMEERDAPYTQVLGDAKRLGYAEADESLDVEGWDAAHKASVLAYLAHGVWVRPEQMIVEGIARITPADFKNANALGFGIKLLAVIWRDFETNELSVRVHPTLLPESHVVAKVNGVFNAISVQGDVVGTTLYIGRGAGQDATASAVISDIVDAVALLRRQKGEMIDGDFIETTARRQAPPRIAPPEHIEGRYYLRLTVEDKPGVLSAIAAVTARQHVSIASVIQSPAERAGAASLVLTTHRSNERALRNTIARLRRLRPVLEEPVLLRIAEFPE
- a CDS encoding aspartate kinase; protein product: MARIVQKYGGTSVGDVERIKKVAERVKATRDEGNELVVVVSARAGVTNELIARAKAVCAEPSERELDQLLSIGEQETCALTAMALHGLGVKAVSYTGAQAGIFTDKVHTKARIQTIDAKPIENDLKQGRVVIVAGFQGINEEGNVTTLGRGASDLSAVALSAALKADKCEIYTDVDGVYTADPRVVKNARKLAELSYDEMLELASSGSKVMQSRSVEFAKKFGVVFEVRSSFNHNPGTIVKEEVAYMEKVVVRGVAVDKDQVKVIVSNIVDKPGSAAKVFRALADATVMVDMIVQNVGRHGVANLTFTVPQTDTQRAVKALEPVLAEVGGGQVAVHENIAKLSVVGVGMKSHSGVAATLFQSLAAANINIELITTSEIKISVVVDRDRVDEAARVAHAAFGLDTL
- the thrC gene encoding threonine synthase; amino-acid sequence: MRYISTRGQTAPHSFSDAVAVGLAPDGGLFLPEHLPDLSGYLASWERLDYAELCVEFLAHFATEIPRATLSDIVRRSYTRFESTAIAPLVQLDARTYVLELFHGPTLAFKDFALQLLGNLYEHQCRARQETINVLGATSGDTGAAAIHGLLGKPGTAIFILYPDGRVSPLQERQMTCTGADNVFALAIDGTFDAAQTALKEIFGDQDFRTRHRLSAVNSINLARVLAQCVYYLHAWLRLPQEVRGEAEFVVPTGNFGNVFAGWLLARMGVPLAGFKVATNQNDILHRFFTTGEYRVGEVQPSLAPSMDIQVASNFERLLYYQLGGDASRLRSAMQQFKATGACTFEGFAGGAFTSCRTSDAEIPGIMQRVHHEFGYIVDPHTACAFKALNPSRVSVVLATAHPAKFPETIKAAIGVAPTHPSLEALKARPIVKYLVPADAAAIRAFIEQRAI
- a CDS encoding Ppx/GppA phosphatase family protein translates to MISAVAVIDIGSNSIKALLAQSTSDGTLHARYQRSIEARISAGISQREPRLTEDGLQRGLAAVQTLLTDLAPFQPDATVLVATSAVRDARNGDDFCARVHAATGHTIRILTGEEEATLIGRGLTCDPALRDLRDFYVFDLGGGSLECLVFRHRELQRKLSLPLGCVRLTERFIPDPSAAVPPAAIAAISAHVNASLETASFAFQLPADAVAVGTGGTLTTVRTIRAARVNEDLEATDSLIPLGELIHLRDELSALPLEERRRIGGLPPARADVFPAALATLVAVAESGGLGAFRHSLYNLRWGLAAAAFD
- the rsmI gene encoding 16S rRNA (cytidine(1402)-2'-O)-methyltransferase: MPDAPAINASLTPSAGHLYVVATPIGNLADLTERARAILAAVDVIACEDTRTTGSLLTRLGLRKELVAYHEHNELEAAERLAAQLAAGKSIAVVSDAGTPALSDPGFRLVRACRRQGIPVVPIPGPSAVTAVLSAAGLPTNGFLFVGFLPPKSAARIAFLERHRGFEYTLVVYESCHRIDKAVNELVATLGPDRVICVAKEVTKLHETFLVGPAGDVQSRLAKTSLRGEFVLLIAPATFVL
- a CDS encoding glucose-6-phosphate isomerase; the encoded protein is MNWTRFKTYLYHNADLGVSLDISRVPFPDDYLATMEPRMQQALADMAALENGAIANPDEHRMVGHYWLRAPQLAPTPAITEEITTTLAAIKAFAGKIHSGEISGSKGKFKHLLVIGIGGSALGPQLVSHALGHPRKDKLGVHFFDNTDPDGMDYVLGELRGQLGKTLVVVISKSGGTAETRNGMLEATAAFQAAGIDHTKHFVAVTGAGSKLDQVAQNEHWLARFAMWDWVGGRTSELSAVGLLPAALQGIDIQAMLDGAAAMDVVTRTAVTAENPAALLALMWFIETGGRGQKDMVVLPYKDRLLLFSRYLQQLVMESLGKELDLHGNVVNQGIAVYGNKGSTDQHAYVQQLREGVNNFFVTFIEVLKDRDAKTSLAVEPGVTSGDYLQGFLLGTRDALSEKDRHSITLTIPDVSPRTLGMLIALYERVVGLYASLIGINAYHQPGVEAGKKAAGGVIALQAKILAALHAAPGQAFTAEALATSIGAGEQTEIVYKILEHLAANRGSGVKKRARARWFEATYRVNPAAA